The proteins below are encoded in one region of Candidatus Lokiarchaeota archaeon:
- a CDS encoding radical SAM protein, which yields MKYETIQSKSLFSKHMEADPWFHIHRSLNPYRGCEHACAYCDGMSEYYHVDNFASHIRIKENAPDILRRELQNLGYLSQSSIDSETLIPFMDSQSASEALEKRKRKIVIGVSGGVSDAYQPAEEKHEVTKRILEVLLDFEMPVFILTKSDLVLRDLDLLEQIHEKAFANVSFTITLTDKEKQQIFEPKASTTEERFDALCQVRKAGLYGGVMASPIIPGIGDDEENMINLAKIAKEVDAQYIQFAGMTLKPGRQKQHFMRVLRNHYPDDVELIKRVYADDNRYGHPIRDEFPINVMMRGHRICKEIGIRDISIRHQLPSEPDANHRVLSTLLEIIMRQRWYLGLPKSRSASYHDLARRIDTGLPDLSKLRKNRKLKDELAIGDELIQIVEEILDTDSCSLLKEINDNISF from the coding sequence GTGAAGTATGAAACCATTCAGAGCAAATCACTGTTTTCAAAGCATATGGAAGCTGATCCATGGTTTCACATACATCGCTCTCTGAATCCGTATCGCGGTTGCGAGCACGCTTGCGCCTACTGCGATGGCATGTCAGAATACTATCACGTTGACAATTTCGCCTCACATATCAGAATAAAGGAGAACGCGCCTGATATTCTTCGTCGTGAATTACAAAACCTTGGTTATCTTTCTCAATCGAGCATCGATTCAGAAACACTCATCCCTTTCATGGATTCTCAAAGCGCATCTGAAGCACTTGAAAAGAGGAAAAGGAAGATAGTCATTGGCGTATCGGGAGGGGTATCTGATGCGTATCAACCAGCAGAAGAGAAACACGAAGTAACCAAGAGGATACTTGAGGTTCTTCTCGATTTTGAAATGCCCGTCTTCATCTTAACAAAATCAGACCTTGTGTTGAGAGATCTTGATCTCTTGGAACAAATCCATGAGAAGGCATTTGCTAATGTTTCCTTCACAATAACGTTGACAGACAAAGAGAAACAACAAATTTTCGAACCAAAGGCATCAACCACAGAGGAGCGCTTTGATGCCTTATGTCAGGTGAGAAAAGCCGGATTGTACGGTGGAGTGATGGCGAGTCCAATAATCCCTGGAATCGGCGATGACGAGGAGAATATGATTAACCTAGCTAAGATAGCAAAGGAAGTCGATGCCCAATACATACAGTTTGCTGGTATGACACTAAAGCCGGGCCGTCAAAAGCAACATTTCATGAGGGTGCTAAGGAATCATTATCCGGACGATGTGGAGCTAATTAAGAGAGTCTATGCTGACGATAATAGATATGGGCATCCGATTCGAGATGAATTTCCAATCAATGTAATGATGAGAGGCCATAGAATCTGCAAAGAAATCGGTATTAGAGACATCTCGATTAGGCATCAGCTACCATCTGAACCCGATGCCAATCATAGAGTACTGAGCACCCTTCTTGAAATCATAATGCGTCAGCGTTGGTATTTGGGATTGCCAAAAAGCAGAAGTGCATCATATCATGATTTAGCTCGTAGGATTGATACAGGCCTGCCTGATCTGTCCAAACTGAGAAAGAATCGTAAGTTGAAAGATGAATTGGCAATTGGTGATGAACTGATCCAGATAGTTGAAGAAATTCTGGATACCGATTCCTGTTCTCTGCTTAAGGAAATCAACGACAATATTTCATTCTAA